Proteins from one Candidatus Margulisiibacteriota bacterium genomic window:
- the rpoZ gene encoding DNA-directed RNA polymerase subunit omega has protein sequence MTELTIDNLLSKAKNKFLLVNAAAGRAKQVSEGSLPYIDNFDPTNPVITALREIAADKIRIKVLSGPSKKAQEILNIDDEDALPSAMERLARGKKAAAPAPKKKKSKK, from the coding sequence ATGACAGAACTAACGATCGATAATTTGCTTTCCAAGGCGAAGAACAAGTTCCTGCTGGTCAACGCGGCCGCCGGCCGCGCCAAGCAGGTTTCCGAGGGCTCGCTTCCTTACATAGATAACTTTGACCCGACCAACCCGGTCATCACCGCGCTGCGCGAGATCGCGGCCGACAAGATCAGGATCAAGGTCCTGAGCGGGCCGTCCAAGAAGGCTCAGGAGATCCTCAATATTGACGACGAGGACGCTCTGCCGTCGGCCATGGAACGCCTGGCCAGAGGGAAAAAGGCCGCCGCTCCCGCACCGAAGAAAAAGAAGTCGAAAAAGTAG
- the gmk gene encoding guanylate kinase, giving the protein MPKRAKRKRGLLVVISGPSGVGKSTVVRRLFKIYPELLMSISSTTRPPRPGEVHGQHYFFVTDGEFDHKVKKGEFLEWAKVHGCYYGTPRSFIDEKLAKGEVVVLEVDVQGAASVKRLTEEGKLKAAIVFVFLIPPSVDILAFRLKKRKTEDEELVNYRLRAAIAELQVMEKYDYIVVNDKVESAADKIKAIINVEKERTLLN; this is encoded by the coding sequence ATGCCAAAAAGAGCGAAGCGCAAGCGGGGATTGCTTGTTGTTATCTCCGGCCCGTCCGGGGTGGGGAAATCGACCGTGGTGCGCCGGCTCTTTAAGATCTATCCCGAGCTGCTGATGTCGATCTCGTCGACGACGCGGCCGCCGCGGCCGGGCGAGGTCCATGGCCAGCACTATTTCTTCGTCACCGATGGAGAATTCGATCACAAGGTGAAGAAGGGCGAGTTCCTGGAGTGGGCAAAGGTCCACGGCTGTTATTACGGCACGCCGCGCAGCTTTATCGACGAGAAGCTGGCCAAGGGGGAGGTCGTGGTCCTGGAGGTGGATGTCCAGGGGGCGGCGTCGGTTAAGCGGCTGACCGAAGAGGGGAAGCTGAAGGCGGCGATCGTTTTTGTTTTCCTGATCCCGCCGTCGGTCGACATCCTGGCTTTCCGGCTGAAAAAGCGGAAAACGGAGGACGAAGAGCTGGTCAATTATCGCCTGCGGGCAGCGATCGCCGAGCTGCAGGTGATGGAAAAATACGATTATATTGTGGTCAACGACAAGGTCGAGTCGGCGGCCGACAAGATCAAGGCGATAATCAACGTAGAAAAGGAGAGGACACTACTTAACTAA
- a CDS encoding translocation/assembly module TamB domain-containing protein, with product MRPFRSFFILFLLLLLFSPAAQAFSVKEWSASLYGSIKAEAEKSFSASFNRPVKIERAGGIVIGRIELYGMTIPGLGRADQVTLSYNPIEYALAKGDMIKALTRITVTGGDFHVVRDKRGKWNILSLVPQGDQPESAPPPFAGRLVLRDCRVLYHDEIGFHSIPKSFSVSAVKVAGSVDLRKKARVNFNLSALVPEKLKAKGSFDQKSGKFAVQVTAEKLPVKKWVNYAVPLPGLTARNGLADVMIELAPAKTKNWPVALTGKFTFYDAAADFWQYAAAQVNGKLFMADDSLGFTNLKGELDTLPVVVNGRLSDFAQPKLDLTVDLAGGELNKALGLVPPLKELDLQGRGDAQLQITGPLRAPRVAARIKVNQGALYGQAFRGTVSLVFQDAQLTAAADALSVYQGLCSLRSTVNLRGGEPTVKLTGSFSRFDLAALSQRSPGIEGLASGTIDLNGPLSALSGQLTARLDRALVFGQPMQSLRSSFRVKAGEFYLDQLKAESGNAGFSAQGKISRQLQFSLFAEAAGLQLRGRGAAGKMAATLNNFRGELGWRLNPAFLASPLQHLTASGEVVLTNGRIGEQTFDLARGKIALGGGAIRISDALLQNGSSRLTLSGVAGGGQPTNLYISGEAVKLEELKLVNLFLPAELRDPSGHASFEVAVTGQLSRESALTSFDPLLDLSLRGRIKVWDGRVAEVPINYAQADIRWQDRSLTLADTLLIMPRSSLQLDLKRERDGRLSGLLQGVTDLSLFQRLTANYGRIRGTAGFSLQFTGEADAPEFCSAFWFKNFYLNELYFDRVDGSVSWRGGRLTVLDPIVLAAGTDRYSLDGEFSPARLDLDFHVLHADLGAAYNLYSKVQAEFFRRFSPPTARGKKTINLTGFRLPAAAAFADNGSIRMYQAEGNKYFLKKFALIRQDFEKQLAKSPAENLSGLLTGEAHLTGSAAELSGDFRAVVSRGSLRQYRFDDLTFAAALQERKLKISQALLRKSPGNLTVRGEYDLDNKLFLHIVANDLPVDLLELAFPGKKYRGNFNMNAGIDGPLENLRLTVAAAGKGLSLAGTDYDEITFAASKRNDKFYLHEFSLLQGGLLSRAYGSVNLTPPGGISLEADLQGNSLGLLNLFTDQVEWRKGRSTVKLNMSGSFERPTISGRATINDGTLYVRALDSELHDLRGTAEIESNLLTIQSLTGIWQGRRTRDQSNPLGLAGTIDLSRVLADKSAIDLDLEFSPTKIYAAFPNLFVGVMDIKSLTLAGPLYFDLSQGPKLTGRAAVNDAVITLVQSGQGGKAFPLDLDLAVDLNKNVYAAMGDVATLNLSNILMNLEIAGPGLKISGSLGEPIMLGKIDVKRGTVNIFNREFMLLNAEQQKKYYPYDADKVQENRAVFKGREGAAGAMPDINITANVQVENLEKDTEGKTVNKPVNVLARLSGTMGAKEQTLGLKIALAAFTEDKSKSPPEMVPAAYSEQDLKVLLLPDFIKSLAGIGRQEGGQSEQVETNAIVADYLSSRVSTILFRGVEREIESKLGLESLTLEYNFGPKFREAMGARDIKGFDTEKPAWSVGFVKGLFDRLYIDVRYSQAMEQNPSSAGNGSAAANSFNYQLMYKLTPIWSIIYYREPISMQQISTGYSKLTLKAGFSFW from the coding sequence ATGCGGCCCTTCCGCTCCTTCTTTATCCTGTTCCTGCTGCTGCTGCTTTTCTCCCCGGCCGCGCAGGCTTTTTCCGTCAAGGAGTGGAGCGCCTCGCTCTACGGCTCGATCAAAGCCGAGGCGGAAAAGAGCTTTTCGGCCTCTTTCAACCGGCCGGTCAAGATCGAACGGGCCGGCGGCATTGTCATCGGCCGGATCGAGCTTTACGGCATGACCATTCCCGGTCTGGGTCGGGCTGATCAGGTCACTCTTTCATACAATCCGATCGAATACGCTTTGGCCAAGGGCGATATGATCAAGGCGCTGACCAGGATCACCGTGACCGGCGGCGATTTTCACGTCGTCCGGGATAAACGGGGAAAATGGAACATCCTTTCCCTGGTTCCGCAGGGAGACCAGCCGGAAAGCGCCCCGCCCCCGTTCGCCGGCCGGCTGGTCCTGCGCGATTGCCGCGTCCTCTACCACGATGAGATCGGTTTCCATTCGATACCAAAAAGTTTTTCCGTGTCAGCGGTCAAGGTCGCAGGTTCGGTCGACTTGAGAAAAAAGGCCAGGGTCAATTTCAACCTGTCCGCCCTCGTCCCGGAAAAGCTCAAAGCCAAGGGCTCATTCGACCAAAAGAGCGGCAAATTCGCGGTCCAGGTGACCGCGGAAAAACTGCCGGTCAAAAAATGGGTCAATTATGCCGTCCCGCTCCCCGGTTTAACGGCCCGGAACGGACTAGCCGACGTCATGATCGAGCTCGCCCCGGCCAAAACAAAGAACTGGCCGGTCGCGCTGACCGGCAAATTCACTTTTTATGACGCGGCGGCCGACTTCTGGCAATACGCGGCCGCCCAGGTCAACGGCAAGCTCTTCATGGCCGACGACAGCCTCGGCTTCACCAATCTTAAAGGGGAACTCGACACCCTGCCGGTCGTCGTCAACGGCCGGCTGTCCGATTTCGCCCAGCCGAAGCTCGACCTGACGGTCGACCTGGCCGGCGGCGAGCTGAACAAAGCGCTCGGCCTGGTCCCGCCGCTCAAGGAGCTCGACCTGCAAGGCCGGGGGGACGCCCAGCTCCAGATCACCGGCCCGCTTAGGGCGCCGCGCGTTGCCGCCCGGATCAAGGTCAACCAGGGGGCGCTTTACGGCCAAGCGTTCCGGGGGACCGTCTCCCTGGTCTTCCAGGACGCGCAGCTAACGGCGGCGGCCGACGCCTTGTCCGTCTATCAGGGCCTCTGCTCGCTCCGCTCCACCGTCAATTTGCGCGGCGGCGAACCAACGGTCAAACTGACCGGCAGTTTTAGCCGGTTCGATCTGGCGGCGCTTTCTCAGCGATCGCCGGGGATCGAAGGGCTTGCCTCCGGGACGATCGACCTGAACGGACCGCTCAGCGCGCTCTCCGGACAACTGACGGCCCGGCTCGACCGCGCGCTGGTTTTCGGCCAGCCGATGCAGTCGCTCCGCTCTTCTTTCCGGGTCAAGGCGGGCGAATTCTATCTTGACCAGTTGAAAGCGGAGAGCGGGAACGCCGGCTTCTCCGCCCAGGGAAAGATCTCCCGCCAACTGCAATTCTCGCTTTTCGCCGAAGCGGCCGGCCTGCAGCTGCGCGGCCGCGGGGCGGCCGGCAAAATGGCGGCCACCCTGAATAATTTCCGCGGCGAGCTGGGCTGGCGGCTTAACCCCGCCTTCCTCGCCTCCCCGCTCCAGCATTTGACCGCCAGCGGCGAAGTGGTGCTGACGAACGGCCGGATCGGCGAACAAACTTTCGATCTGGCCCGGGGCAAGATCGCGCTCGGCGGCGGCGCGATCAGGATCAGCGACGCTCTGCTCCAGAACGGCAGTTCGCGGCTCACGCTCTCCGGCGTGGCCGGCGGCGGCCAACCGACCAACCTGTATATTTCCGGCGAGGCCGTGAAGCTCGAAGAGCTGAAGCTGGTGAACCTGTTCCTGCCGGCCGAGCTGCGCGACCCGAGCGGCCACGCCTCGTTCGAGGTCGCGGTCACCGGGCAGCTCTCCCGGGAATCGGCATTAACCTCGTTCGATCCGTTGCTCGATCTCTCGTTGCGCGGCCGGATCAAGGTTTGGGACGGCCGGGTCGCCGAGGTCCCGATCAATTACGCCCAGGCCGATATCCGCTGGCAGGACCGCTCCCTGACGCTGGCCGACACCCTGTTGATCATGCCCCGCTCTTCCCTGCAGCTTGACCTGAAACGGGAAAGGGACGGCCGCCTGAGCGGCTTGCTGCAAGGGGTGACCGACCTGTCGCTCTTCCAGCGCCTGACGGCGAATTACGGCCGGATCCGCGGGACCGCCGGCTTCAGCCTGCAGTTCACCGGGGAAGCGGACGCGCCGGAGTTCTGCTCCGCGTTCTGGTTCAAGAATTTTTATTTGAACGAGCTTTACTTTGACCGGGTCGACGGCAGCGTCAGCTGGCGCGGCGGCCGGCTGACGGTCCTCGACCCGATCGTGCTGGCCGCCGGGACGGACCGTTATTCCCTGGACGGGGAATTTTCCCCCGCCCGCCTCGACCTTGATTTCCATGTCCTCCACGCCGACCTCGGCGCCGCTTATAACTTATACAGCAAAGTCCAGGCGGAATTCTTCCGGCGTTTTTCGCCGCCGACCGCACGGGGGAAAAAGACCATCAATCTGACCGGCTTCCGGCTCCCGGCCGCCGCGGCGTTCGCGGACAACGGCTCGATCCGGATGTACCAGGCGGAAGGGAACAAATATTTCCTGAAAAAGTTCGCGCTGATCAGGCAGGACTTTGAAAAGCAGCTCGCCAAATCCCCGGCGGAAAACCTCAGCGGCCTCCTGACCGGAGAAGCGCATCTGACCGGCAGCGCCGCGGAGCTGAGCGGCGACTTCCGGGCGGTCGTGAGCCGCGGTTCGCTGCGCCAATACCGGTTCGACGACCTGACGTTCGCGGCCGCCCTCCAGGAGCGGAAATTAAAGATCAGCCAGGCGCTGCTGCGCAAAAGCCCGGGGAATCTGACGGTCCGCGGCGAATACGACCTGGACAATAAGCTGTTCCTCCATATCGTCGCCAACGACCTGCCGGTCGACCTGCTGGAGCTGGCTTTCCCCGGCAAAAAGTACCGCGGCAACTTTAACATGAACGCCGGGATCGACGGGCCGCTCGAAAACCTGCGGCTCACCGTGGCCGCGGCCGGCAAAGGGCTCTCCCTGGCCGGTACCGACTACGACGAGATAACTTTTGCCGCCAGCAAACGCAATGACAAGTTTTACTTGCACGAGTTTTCCCTGCTCCAGGGCGGGCTCCTTTCCCGGGCGTACGGCTCCGTCAATTTAACGCCGCCGGGCGGGATCAGCCTGGAAGCCGATCTGCAGGGCAACTCGCTCGGCTTGCTCAACCTTTTTACCGACCAGGTTGAATGGCGTAAGGGGAGATCGACCGTCAAGCTGAACATGTCGGGCAGCTTTGAGCGGCCGACGATCAGCGGCCGCGCCACCATTAACGACGGCACCCTGTACGTCCGGGCGCTCGATTCCGAGCTGCACGACCTGCGGGGAACGGCCGAGATCGAAAGCAATCTGCTGACCATCCAAAGCTTGACCGGGATCTGGCAGGGGCGGCGGACCAGGGACCAGTCCAACCCGCTGGGCCTGGCCGGCACGATCGACCTCAGCCGGGTCCTGGCGGACAAAAGCGCGATCGATCTCGACCTGGAATTCAGCCCGACCAAGATCTACGCGGCTTTCCCCAACCTGTTCGTCGGCGTAATGGACATCAAGTCGCTGACGCTCGCCGGCCCGCTCTATTTTGATCTGAGCCAGGGACCGAAACTGACCGGCCGGGCGGCCGTCAATGACGCGGTCATCACCCTGGTCCAGAGCGGCCAGGGCGGTAAAGCGTTCCCGCTCGACCTCGACCTGGCCGTCGACCTGAACAAGAACGTTTATGCCGCCATGGGCGATGTGGCCACCTTGAACCTGAGCAACATTTTAATGAACCTCGAGATCGCCGGCCCCGGCCTGAAGATCAGCGGCAGCTTGGGCGAACCGATCATGCTGGGCAAGATCGACGTTAAACGCGGCACGGTCAATATCTTCAACCGGGAATTCATGCTCCTGAACGCCGAGCAGCAGAAAAAATATTACCCGTACGACGCGGATAAGGTCCAGGAAAACCGGGCCGTCTTCAAAGGGCGCGAGGGCGCGGCCGGGGCGATGCCCGATATCAATATCACGGCGAACGTCCAGGTAGAGAACCTCGAAAAGGACACCGAGGGAAAAACGGTCAATAAGCCGGTCAACGTCCTTGCCCGGCTCAGCGGGACGATGGGCGCCAAGGAACAAACCCTCGGGCTCAAGATCGCGCTGGCCGCCTTTACGGAGGACAAGAGCAAGTCGCCGCCCGAAATGGTCCCGGCCGCTTACAGCGAACAGGACCTCAAGGTCCTGCTCCTCCCCGACTTCATCAAGTCGCTCGCCGGGATCGGGCGGCAGGAAGGGGGCCAGAGCGAGCAGGTCGAAACCAACGCGATCGTCGCCGACTACCTGAGCAGCCGGGTCTCGACCATCCTCTTCCGCGGCGTGGAGCGGGAGATCGAATCGAAGCTCGGCCTGGAAAGCCTGACGCTGGAGTACAACTTCGGACCCAAGTTCCGGGAAGCGATGGGGGCGCGCGACATCAAGGGCTTTGACACCGAAAAGCCGGCCTGGAGCGTCGGCTTCGTCAAAGGGCTCTTTGACCGGCTTTACATCGATGTCCGCTATTCCCAGGCGATGGAACAGAACCCGTCGAGCGCCGGCAACGGGAGCGCGGCCGCCAACAGCTTTAACTACCAGTTAATGTATAAATTAACCCCGATTTGGTCTATAATATATTATCGGGAGCCGATAAGTATGCAGCAGATCTCGACCGGCTATTCCAAGCTCACTCTAAAAGCCGGTTTTTCTTTTTGGTAA
- a CDS encoding BamA/TamA family outer membrane protein gives MRKNRILITLLLALLVAAAAWAAPGDEALSPNITALEISGNQQVATKDIMDVVFTRVGDTLSEEKIKGDLKAIYALGYFADVTPSFEAASGGTRVIFRVVENPVISGIVFSGNTVYSSAELLGLLTTKKGALLNYQKMQSDIDQINNKYKKDGYMLARVIDVETDKKTNVLSFQIMEGQVEAITLDGNEGTKDYVILREMKTKPGSVLNEELLKKDLRRIFNLGFFAEVTPNFEPGSTKDKIVLQLKIKETRTSTVNFGGGYGEREGWFGFVDLSINNLMGTAQGILIRGQAGQTMSTYQFKYYNPWFLEQKLGDHAALTARRWLTIGRDIILTTQDGVYNGFDVSIGKPFRDNYNVTWTIGSENVSPYNAATFEAYRSDTIGLNIAFDTRDFWLNPKEGRYYTLDLRQGWKHTGGTTSFTKVGIDLNQYFPLFDNQVAAFHVGTGIGYGDVPIGDLYWIGGANTVRGFYPSEARIGKKKLIANAEYRLNFSDMFQGVFFYDWGNAWDVGPADYGSFISGWGPGIRINTPLGPIRLDWGVPGGKAFGEGIMHFSIGQAF, from the coding sequence ATGCGCAAAAACAGGATACTGATAACGCTGCTCCTCGCCTTGCTGGTCGCGGCCGCCGCCTGGGCGGCGCCGGGCGACGAGGCGCTGTCGCCCAACATCACCGCGCTGGAGATCAGCGGCAACCAACAGGTGGCGACCAAGGACATCATGGACGTCGTCTTCACCCGCGTCGGCGACACCCTGTCGGAAGAAAAGATCAAAGGCGACCTGAAGGCGATCTACGCGCTCGGCTACTTTGCCGACGTTACCCCGTCGTTCGAGGCCGCCAGCGGCGGGACCCGGGTGATCTTCCGGGTGGTGGAAAACCCGGTCATCAGCGGCATCGTCTTTTCCGGCAACACCGTCTATTCTTCCGCCGAGCTGCTCGGCCTGCTCACCACCAAAAAAGGCGCCCTGCTCAATTACCAGAAAATGCAGAGCGACATCGACCAGATCAACAACAAATACAAAAAAGACGGCTACATGCTTGCCCGGGTCATCGACGTGGAGACCGATAAAAAGACGAACGTCCTCTCTTTCCAGATCATGGAAGGCCAGGTCGAAGCGATCACCCTCGACGGCAACGAGGGGACCAAGGATTACGTGATCCTGCGCGAGATGAAGACCAAGCCCGGCTCGGTCCTCAACGAGGAACTGCTCAAGAAAGACCTGCGCCGCATCTTCAACCTCGGCTTCTTCGCCGAAGTCACCCCCAATTTTGAGCCGGGGAGCACCAAGGACAAGATCGTCCTCCAGCTCAAGATCAAGGAGACGCGGACCAGCACCGTCAATTTCGGCGGCGGCTACGGCGAGCGCGAGGGGTGGTTCGGTTTTGTCGACCTGTCGATCAACAACCTGATGGGGACCGCGCAGGGGATACTGATCCGCGGCCAGGCCGGCCAGACGATGTCGACCTACCAGTTCAAATATTACAATCCGTGGTTCCTGGAGCAAAAACTGGGCGACCACGCCGCCCTGACCGCGCGCCGCTGGCTGACGATCGGCCGGGACATCATTCTCACCACCCAGGACGGGGTCTATAACGGGTTTGACGTTTCCATCGGCAAGCCGTTCCGGGACAATTATAACGTCACCTGGACGATCGGCAGCGAGAACGTCAGCCCTTACAACGCCGCCACGTTCGAGGCGTACCGCTCCGACACGATCGGGCTGAACATCGCCTTTGACACCCGCGATTTCTGGCTCAACCCCAAAGAGGGCCGCTATTACACCCTCGACCTGCGCCAGGGGTGGAAGCACACCGGCGGGACGACCAGCTTCACTAAGGTCGGCATCGACCTGAACCAGTATTTTCCGCTCTTTGACAACCAGGTCGCCGCCTTCCACGTCGGGACCGGGATCGGCTACGGCGACGTCCCGATCGGCGATCTTTACTGGATCGGCGGCGCCAACACCGTCCGCGGCTTCTATCCGTCCGAAGCGCGGATCGGCAAGAAAAAGCTGATCGCCAACGCGGAGTACCGCCTGAACTTCTCCGACATGTTCCAGGGCGTGTTTTTCTACGACTGGGGTAACGCCTGGGACGTCGGTCCCGCCGATTACGGCTCGTTCATCTCCGGCTGGGGCCCCGGGATCAGGATCAACACCCCGCTCGGCCCGATCCGCCTCGACTGGGGCGTCCCGGGCGGCAAAGCCTTCGGTGAAGGCATTATGCATTTCTCCATTGGACAAGCTTTTTGA
- the rsmG gene encoding 16S rRNA (guanine(527)-N(7))-methyltransferase RsmG, producing MDKLFDLYLNELVEWNKKFNLTAITEPEAIKEKHFADSLLLLEHLPLTNESVVDVGAGAGFPGIPLKIARPGLKLTLLEATKKKVGFLDHLIKTLGLAGAEAVWARAEDYAGTHRESFDLAVARAVADLRVLAELCLPLVKVGGAFAAWKEVAIEPEVESAQKAVALLGGEISAVIKHPRRSLLIIKKVRPTPPQYPRRPGVAKKQPL from the coding sequence TTGGACAAGCTTTTTGACCTCTATCTGAACGAGTTGGTCGAGTGGAACAAGAAGTTCAACCTCACGGCCATCACCGAGCCTGAAGCGATAAAAGAAAAGCACTTCGCCGATTCCCTGCTGCTGCTTGAACATCTCCCGCTCACTAACGAATCCGTGGTCGACGTCGGCGCCGGCGCCGGTTTCCCCGGCATTCCGCTGAAGATCGCCCGCCCCGGCCTCAAACTGACCCTGCTCGAGGCGACCAAAAAGAAGGTCGGCTTTCTTGACCATCTCATCAAAACGCTCGGCCTGGCCGGGGCGGAGGCGGTCTGGGCCCGCGCCGAGGATTACGCCGGCACCCACCGGGAAAGTTTTGACCTGGCGGTCGCCCGGGCGGTCGCCGACCTGCGCGTCCTCGCGGAACTCTGCCTGCCGCTGGTCAAGGTCGGCGGCGCCTTTGCGGCCTGGAAAGAAGTGGCGATCGAGCCGGAGGTCGAATCGGCCCAAAAGGCGGTCGCGCTCCTCGGCGGCGAAATCAGCGCCGTTATAAAACACCCCCGGCGCTCTCTCTTGATCATCAAGAAAGTCCGCCCGACCCCACCCCAATACCCGCGCCGCCCCGGCGTGGCAAAAAAACAACCCCTGTGA
- a CDS encoding AAA family ATPase, with amino-acid sequence MATTYAVVNQKGGVGKTTTTVNLAAYLATFGKKVLLVDIDPQSNASVGLGVDRTQIKDCLYSVLIEGTDPQEVIIKSNIANLDVLPSTPRLAGAEVELVAVEPRETRLKSSLGSIQQNYDIVVIDCPPSLSLLTVNALTAANEVIIPIQCEYYALEGISQLTHTLELVRESLNPSLKIRGIVLTMFDPRTLLSSQVAEEARKYFGSKVFKTVIPRNVRLAEAPSFGQPIIFYDPGSKGAEAYENLCREVLDDGRI; translated from the coding sequence ATGGCGACGACCTACGCGGTAGTCAACCAAAAAGGCGGAGTCGGCAAAACGACTACCACCGTCAACCTGGCAGCATACCTCGCGACCTTCGGCAAAAAAGTCCTGCTGGTCGACATCGACCCCCAGAGCAATGCCAGCGTCGGGCTGGGCGTGGACCGGACCCAGATCAAGGACTGCCTCTACAGCGTCCTGATCGAAGGGACCGATCCGCAGGAAGTGATCATCAAGTCGAACATTGCCAATCTCGACGTCCTCCCCTCCACCCCGCGCCTGGCCGGCGCCGAAGTCGAGCTGGTCGCCGTGGAACCGCGGGAAACCCGGCTGAAGAGCTCGCTCGGCTCGATCCAGCAGAACTACGATATCGTGGTGATCGATTGCCCGCCGTCGCTCTCGCTCCTGACGGTCAACGCCCTGACCGCCGCCAACGAAGTGATCATCCCGATCCAGTGCGAGTATTACGCGCTCGAAGGGATCAGCCAGCTGACCCACACGCTCGAGCTGGTCCGCGAAAGCCTGAACCCCAGCCTAAAGATCCGCGGGATCGTTTTGACGATGTTCGACCCGCGCACCCTCCTCTCTTCCCAGGTCGCCGAAGAAGCCCGGAAATACTTCGGCAGCAAGGTCTTTAAGACCGTCATCCCGCGCAACGTCCGCCTGGCGGAAGCGCCCAGCTTCGGCCAGCCGATCATCTTCTACGACCCCGGGAGCAAAGGGGCCGAAGCTTACGAAAATCTTTGTCGGGAGGTGTTGGATGATGGCAGGATCTAG
- a CDS encoding ParB/RepB/Spo0J family partition protein: protein MAGSSNSGANKRGLGKGLGALIPQQSVFVGGRTIVNVDINSVVANPRQPRTVFTKEALHDLAESIKAQGVIEPILTRMRDGKYELIAGERRLRAAKMAGIAVIPAIVKDFTDQQSLEISLIENLQREDLNPMDESEGYARLASEFGLTQENIAKRVGKDRSTVANMVRLLSLPKQVKDSLRKGEITVGHARPLLSLEDADKQIHFWKEIVKGNLNVRDAEILVTGKETKAKAKKGGRKRAYTTNTELNALVEQLTEQLATKVKIFGTPDRGKIEIEYYSKEDLERVLELITGGKMKRPESELAPAPHIAAIPQANPTPQPPPPVF, encoded by the coding sequence ATGGCAGGATCTAGCAACAGCGGCGCGAATAAAAGGGGTTTAGGCAAGGGCTTGGGGGCGCTGATCCCCCAGCAATCGGTCTTTGTCGGCGGCCGGACGATCGTTAACGTCGACATCAACAGCGTGGTCGCCAATCCCCGGCAGCCCCGCACCGTTTTCACCAAAGAGGCGCTCCATGACCTGGCCGAATCGATCAAGGCCCAGGGAGTGATCGAGCCGATCCTGACCCGGATGCGCGACGGCAAGTACGAACTGATCGCCGGCGAGCGCCGGCTCCGGGCGGCGAAAATGGCCGGGATCGCCGTGATCCCCGCCATCGTCAAGGACTTTACCGACCAGCAATCGTTGGAGATCTCGCTGATCGAAAATCTGCAGCGGGAAGACCTGAACCCGATGGACGAGTCGGAAGGCTACGCGCGGCTCGCGTCGGAGTTCGGCCTGACCCAGGAGAACATCGCCAAGCGGGTCGGCAAGGACCGTTCGACCGTCGCCAACATGGTCCGCCTCCTCTCCCTCCCCAAACAGGTGAAAGACAGCCTGCGCAAGGGGGAGATCACCGTCGGCCACGCCCGGCCGCTCCTGTCGCTGGAGGACGCCGACAAGCAGATCCACTTTTGGAAAGAGATCGTTAAGGGGAACCTGAACGTCCGCGACGCCGAGATCCTGGTCACCGGCAAGGAGACCAAGGCCAAAGCGAAAAAAGGCGGACGGAAGCGGGCTTACACGACCAACACCGAGCTGAACGCGCTGGTCGAGCAGCTGACCGAGCAGCTGGCGACCAAGGTCAAGATCTTCGGCACGCCGGACCGGGGGAAGATCGAGATCGAGTATTATTCCAAGGAAGACCTGGAGCGGGTGCTGGAGCTGATCACCGGCGGCAAGATGAAGCGGCCGGAAAGCGAGCTCGCCCCGGCGCCGCACATCGCGGCCATTCCTCAGGCCAATCCGACGCCGCAACCGCCGCCGCCGGTCTTTTAA